The Mycolicibacterium boenickei genome has a segment encoding these proteins:
- a CDS encoding TIGR03086 family metal-binding protein, with protein MHTIEKDLRPLHRVAVLRSVEAVGAVRPSDLDRPTPCAEWTLADLLAHMTVQHRGFAAAARGHGADESVWDVGTVADAVRADPVGAYTAAAHDVLEAFAADGITQTTFALPEFGPDATFPGALAIGFHLVDYAVHGWDVAASLGSPYELPDNVVAAVLPLVMAIPDGDFRDTAASPFDRAVDDSGATDFDRILAHLGRRPDWRQP; from the coding sequence ATGCATACTATTGAAAAAGACCTCCGCCCGTTGCACCGCGTCGCCGTCCTCCGTTCCGTCGAAGCCGTCGGCGCGGTCCGCCCATCCGACCTGGACCGTCCCACCCCCTGCGCGGAGTGGACGCTCGCCGACCTCCTGGCCCACATGACCGTGCAGCACCGAGGGTTCGCGGCCGCGGCGCGCGGGCACGGAGCCGACGAATCGGTCTGGGACGTTGGGACTGTGGCCGACGCCGTGCGCGCCGACCCGGTCGGCGCCTACACCGCAGCCGCCCACGATGTGCTCGAGGCCTTCGCGGCCGACGGAATCACCCAGACGACGTTCGCCCTACCCGAATTCGGACCAGATGCGACATTCCCGGGAGCGTTGGCGATCGGATTCCACCTCGTCGACTACGCGGTGCACGGCTGGGATGTCGCGGCCAGCCTCGGATCACCGTACGAACTGCCGGACAACGTCGTCGCCGCCGTGCTGCCGCTGGTCATGGCGATCCCCGACGGCGACTTCCGCGACACCGCGGCCTCACCGTTCGACCGGGCCGTCGACGATTCGGGCGCAACGGATTTCGACCGCATCCTGGCCCACCTGGGGCGTCGCCCGGATTGGCGTCAGCCGTAG
- a CDS encoding NAD(P)H-dependent flavin oxidoreductase: MSLATTWSRSIGIGVPIVNAPMGGAAGGRLAAAVSAAGGLGMIGMGSSATAEQLTAELGRLDGQRFGIGLVHWVAQDRPDLFEAAVAARPALLSVSFGADWEWVRRAHDAGLTVTTQVATVAAARRAVDAGVDVLVARGAEGGGHGEPTVGTLPLLAEVLDAVDVPVLAAGGISSPRAVAAVLAAGAAAAWVGTALAACAEALTPSAARDALLAAESEATELTTEYDVAAGYRWPADIPERVLRGSPVNAGQGVGLVRDPAGAAEIVRSLSEGAERLLGRWH; this comes from the coding sequence GTGAGCTTGGCAACCACCTGGTCGCGGTCGATCGGTATCGGTGTCCCCATCGTCAACGCCCCGATGGGCGGCGCGGCAGGAGGCCGGCTGGCGGCTGCGGTGTCGGCTGCGGGCGGCCTGGGCATGATCGGGATGGGCAGTTCGGCGACGGCCGAGCAATTGACTGCCGAGCTCGGCCGGCTCGATGGACAGCGATTCGGAATCGGGCTGGTGCACTGGGTCGCTCAGGACCGGCCGGATCTGTTCGAGGCCGCAGTGGCTGCCCGGCCGGCCCTGCTCAGCGTCAGTTTCGGTGCGGATTGGGAGTGGGTCCGTCGGGCGCACGACGCGGGCCTGACGGTGACGACGCAGGTGGCCACGGTCGCCGCGGCCCGGCGCGCGGTCGATGCCGGTGTCGACGTCCTGGTGGCGCGCGGGGCCGAGGGTGGCGGCCATGGTGAGCCGACGGTGGGGACCCTGCCGCTGCTGGCCGAAGTCCTCGACGCGGTCGACGTACCCGTGCTGGCCGCCGGCGGCATCTCGTCGCCCCGGGCGGTGGCCGCGGTGCTGGCCGCCGGGGCGGCCGCGGCGTGGGTTGGTACCGCTTTGGCGGCATGTGCCGAGGCGCTGACGCCGTCGGCGGCCCGTGATGCCCTGCTGGCCGCCGAAAGCGAAGCCACCGAGCTGACCACCGAATACGACGTTGCGGCCGGATATCGTTGGCCTGCCGACATTCCCGAGCGCGTGCTGCGCGGATCGCCGGTCAACGCGGGGCAGGGTGTCGGGCTGGTGCGTGATCCGGCCGGCGCGGCCGAGATCGTGCGATCGCTGTCCGAAGGGGCCGAGCGGCTACTCGGGCGTTGGCATTGA
- the yhjD gene encoding inner membrane protein YhjD: MDEPEKPGLLARARARFPWFDHVMRAQERYNDCNGNFYAAGITYFTIFALFPLLMVGFAAGGFLLSRRPDLLEEIEERIRQAVSGDLGQQLVTLMDSAIASRGTVGVIGLATAAWAGLGWMANLREALSQMWEQHAESSFVGNKLSDLFALVSAFLAMVITIGLTVLGDPSLMRKVLRWIGLHDGAVLGSGLRVISIVVSVSISWLLFSWIISRLPREPVPFRRSIRAGLLAAVGFEIFKQVASIYLQSVLSGPAGATFGPVLGLMVFAYVTARLILFATAWAATSTESLAEAPVAPPDPAQIVTRVQVHEGIGVSGALAAAAMGAIGALGLSRLLRR, from the coding sequence GTGGACGAGCCCGAGAAGCCGGGACTGCTGGCCCGAGCGCGTGCGCGCTTTCCGTGGTTCGACCATGTGATGCGCGCGCAGGAGCGCTACAACGACTGCAACGGCAACTTCTACGCCGCTGGGATCACGTATTTCACGATCTTCGCGCTGTTCCCGCTGTTGATGGTCGGCTTCGCCGCCGGCGGCTTCCTGCTGTCGCGCCGGCCCGATCTGCTCGAAGAAATCGAGGAGCGGATCCGGCAAGCGGTCTCAGGTGATCTCGGCCAGCAACTGGTCACCCTGATGGACTCGGCCATCGCCTCCCGTGGCACGGTCGGCGTGATCGGACTGGCGACCGCCGCGTGGGCGGGTCTGGGCTGGATGGCCAACCTGCGTGAGGCACTGAGCCAGATGTGGGAGCAACACGCCGAGTCGAGCTTCGTCGGCAACAAGCTCTCGGACCTGTTCGCCCTGGTGTCGGCGTTCCTCGCGATGGTGATCACCATCGGGCTGACGGTATTGGGTGACCCCAGTTTGATGCGGAAGGTGTTGCGCTGGATCGGTCTTCACGACGGCGCGGTGCTCGGCAGCGGGTTACGTGTCATCTCGATCGTCGTGTCGGTGTCGATCTCCTGGCTGTTGTTCAGCTGGATCATCTCCCGGTTGCCGCGCGAACCGGTGCCGTTCCGGCGATCGATCCGGGCCGGCCTCCTGGCTGCCGTGGGCTTCGAGATCTTCAAGCAGGTGGCCTCGATCTATCTGCAGTCGGTGCTGAGCGGTCCGGCCGGAGCGACCTTCGGCCCGGTGCTCGGACTGATGGTGTTCGCCTATGTCACCGCGCGATTGATCCTGTTTGCGACGGCCTGGGCGGCGACGTCCACCGAGAGCCTGGCCGAAGCGCCGGTGGCACCGCCGGACCCCGCGCAGATCGTCACCAGGGTGCAGGTCCACGAGGGGATCGGGGTGTCCGGCGCTTTGGCCGCGGCTGCCATGGGGGCCATTGGTGCCCTTGGGCTTTCGCGTCTACTGCGGCGTTAG
- the trpS gene encoding tryptophan--tRNA ligase, translated as MSSGSKQVVFSGAQPTSDSLHLGNALGAVTHWAQLQDGYEAFFCVVDQHAITVPQDPAILRRRTLVTAAQYLALGIDPARSTVFVQSHVPEHSQLAWVLGCFTGFGQASRMTQFKDKSTKQGAEATTVGLFTYPVLMAADILLYDTDLVPVGEDQRQHLELTRDLAQRFNGQFSDTFVVPEAMIPKATAKIYDLQDPSAKMSKSAATDAGLISLLDDPKATAKKIRSAVTDSEREIRFDQVNKPGISNLLTIQSAVTGTDVDKLVEGYAGRGYGDLKKETAEAVVEFVTPIKTRVDELLADTAELQAVLAAGAEQAREVAGKTLARVYDKIGFLQQTP; from the coding sequence ATGAGTAGCGGAAGCAAACAGGTCGTATTCTCGGGCGCCCAGCCCACCTCCGACTCCCTGCACCTCGGCAATGCCCTGGGTGCCGTCACGCACTGGGCGCAGCTGCAGGACGGCTACGAGGCGTTCTTCTGTGTCGTCGACCAGCACGCCATCACCGTGCCGCAGGACCCCGCGATCCTGCGTCGGCGCACGCTGGTGACGGCCGCGCAGTACCTGGCGCTGGGCATCGACCCGGCGCGCAGCACCGTATTCGTGCAGAGCCATGTCCCCGAGCACAGCCAATTGGCCTGGGTGCTGGGGTGTTTCACCGGATTCGGCCAGGCGTCGCGGATGACCCAGTTCAAGGACAAGTCGACCAAGCAGGGGGCGGAGGCCACCACGGTCGGCCTGTTCACCTACCCGGTGCTGATGGCAGCCGACATCCTGCTCTACGACACCGACCTGGTCCCGGTCGGAGAAGACCAGCGCCAGCACCTGGAACTCACCCGCGACCTGGCCCAACGGTTCAACGGGCAGTTCTCGGACACCTTCGTGGTGCCCGAGGCGATGATCCCCAAGGCCACGGCCAAGATCTACGACCTGCAGGACCCGTCGGCGAAGATGAGCAAGTCGGCGGCCACCGACGCCGGGCTGATCAGCCTGCTCGATGATCCGAAGGCCACGGCCAAGAAGATCCGTTCGGCAGTGACCGACAGTGAGCGTGAGATCCGGTTCGATCAGGTGAACAAGCCCGGTATCTCGAATCTGCTCACCATCCAGTCCGCGGTGACCGGTACCGATGTCGACAAACTGGTCGAAGGCTATGCGGGACGCGGCTACGGCGATCTCAAGAAGGAGACCGCCGAGGCCGTGGTGGAGTTCGTCACCCCGATCAAGACACGCGTGGACGAATTATTGGCTGACACGGCAGAACTGCAGGCTGTACTGGCCGCAGGCGCGGAACAGGCCCGGGAGGTCGCGGGGAAGACCCTCGCTCGGGTTTACGACAAGATAGGGTTTCTCCAGCAAACGCCATAA
- a CDS encoding MarR family winged helix-turn-helix transcriptional regulator — translation MPKRPDLAAMMAPLLREMLAAEQPVLDAHGLSMWGYVVLLALDRSSVRTQAALAEAIGADKTRIIRTLDDLQQQGFIAREADPDDRRVRLLAITESGRAVKDAVQREIQRGEERWLGELSADDRKVFLRVLQQLTREESG, via the coding sequence ATGCCGAAGCGCCCGGATCTGGCGGCCATGATGGCCCCTCTGTTGCGAGAGATGCTCGCCGCCGAGCAGCCGGTGCTCGACGCTCACGGCCTGTCCATGTGGGGTTACGTCGTCCTGCTCGCGCTCGACCGGTCCTCGGTGCGGACGCAAGCGGCGCTGGCCGAGGCGATCGGTGCCGACAAGACCCGCATCATCCGCACCCTCGATGACCTGCAACAGCAGGGTTTCATCGCGCGCGAAGCCGACCCAGACGACCGCCGGGTGCGGCTGCTGGCCATCACCGAGTCGGGCCGCGCGGTCAAGGACGCGGTGCAGCGGGAGATCCAGCGCGGGGAGGAGCGCTGGCTGGGGGAGTTGTCCGCCGACGATCGGAAAGTTTTCCTGCGGGTGCTGCAGCAGCTGACCCGCGAAGAATCCGGATGA
- a CDS encoding DMT family transporter, whose amino-acid sequence MAWLILVVSGVLEAVWATALSKTEGFTRLVPSVVFFVALALSMGGLAVAMRSLPPGTSYAIWVGIGAVLTVGFAMITGAESASVIKILLMLGVVGCIVGLKAVTH is encoded by the coding sequence ATGGCTTGGCTGATTCTCGTCGTCTCCGGTGTTCTCGAAGCCGTGTGGGCAACAGCCCTGAGCAAGACCGAGGGTTTCACGCGCCTGGTTCCGTCGGTCGTATTCTTTGTGGCGCTTGCGTTGTCGATGGGCGGCCTGGCCGTCGCGATGCGCAGCCTGCCTCCCGGTACGAGCTACGCGATATGGGTGGGCATCGGAGCGGTGCTCACCGTGGGCTTCGCAATGATCACCGGCGCCGAATCCGCTTCGGTGATCAAGATATTGCTCATGCTCGGCGTTGTCGGCTGCATCGTCGGCCTGAAGGCCGTCACCCACTAA